The following proteins are encoded in a genomic region of Bufo bufo chromosome 11, aBufBuf1.1, whole genome shotgun sequence:
- the SLAMF8 gene encoding SLAM family member 8, producing the protein MIETESQYPRSLRSDLVVKSSTSITMRMDRPLLTLIFIVQAGTVCTMEKVTQIIGKKGGAVHLPAIVPAKFNTRDVFWRHLSPTDHLVASFSRGSFDTTYQSCFYERVQLLNNFTLVILNLELEDTGIFTCQMVDTNGHMRLHQFHLIVYEVVVKPEVQVYTSKGTTDCSVFLACNASTGNNVTYGWTTDTGEGRPLNRTYMLHDNSRLLNVLLNLSDQEVSFTCMVANPVSQEKTVVTPWNNCFIKQGTDVGFFSGKVILVIGIFLVVTFAVLMFLVFLLTRHSGKDRRKKTYQRTTSQLNEETGGQEEDLRLQNSDIYKTVRLDYKYTRSVQGEFKGRN; encoded by the exons ATGATAGAGACAGAAAGTCAGTATCCAagaagcctcagatcagatctcgTGGTCAAAAGCAGCACCTCTATTACCATGAGGATGGATCGGCCACTGCTGACACTCATTTTCATAGTGCAAGCAG GTACTGTTTGTACAATGGAAAAGGTTACCCAGATAATAGGAAAGAAAGGAGGAGCTGTACATCTGCCAGCCATTGTGCCAGCTAAATTTAATACCAGGGATGTCTTTTGGAGACATTTGTCACCTACAGATCACTTGGTGGCTTCCTTTTCCCGAGGATCATTCGACACAACATATCAATCTTGTTTCTACGAGAGAGTCCAGCTTCTTAACAACTTTACTTTGGTTATCCTAAATCTTGAACTGGAGGACACTGGGATATTCACTTGTCAAATGGTGGACACCAATGGACACATGAGGCTTCATCAGTTCCACCTAATAGTCTACG AAGTGGTCGTGAAGCCAGAAGTCCAGGTGTATACATCCAAAGGAACCACagactgttctgtgtttttggctTGCAATGCATCCACAGGAAACAATGTGACATACGGCTGGACAACCGACACTGGAGAAGGTCGTCCTCTAAACAGAACTTATATGTTACATGACAACAGTCGCCTTCTTAACGTTCTTCTTAATCTAAGTGATCAGGAGGTTTCCTTTACATGTATGGTAGCAAACCCGGTCAGTCAAGAGAAAACAGTCGTAACTCCTTGGAACAATTGTTTCATAAAACAGG GAACTGATGTTGGTTTCTTCAGTGGGAAAGTCATCTTGGTTATTGGGATCTTTCTTGTGGTCACATTTGCTGTCTTGATGTTCTTAGTCTTCTTGTTGACCAGACACTCTG GTAAAGACAGAAGAAAAAAGACTTATCAAAGGACAACTTCACAACTCAATGAAGAGACTGGAGGTCAAGAAGAAGACTTGAGACTACAGAACAGTGAT ATCTACAAAACAGTCCGATTGGATTATAAATACACAAGAAGTGTGCAGGGGGAATTTAAGGGAAGGAACTAG
- the LOC120981974 gene encoding low affinity immunoglobulin gamma Fc region receptor II-like isoform X2, translating into MIYCASVDRTKCTMRAQIIILIISATTEHCGAQVKPVVTFTPNWRIIFPYESVTISCNVGSTTQGNLRYYWSKDGKVLSQSHHQRTIKIGSASDENTGSYQCWAKAELKSDAVRLEVVGTPLILQTPSVVYVGEPLTLRCHSFSSYKKTNTTFYKNKTAIHFSDNNTELRFTSVDWNVSGSYSCSQKILLHETYKIFNATATVTVQEPQRKCGSEEDDVCYTYIGMKHVQTALPAQQPDDDYSIVYSLVTPAVGTVEGTDSSLTC; encoded by the exons ATGATTTATTGTGCAAGTGTGGATCGGACCAAGTGCACCATGAGAGCTCAGATTATCATCCTCATTATCT CCGCCACAACAGAACACTGTG GGGCCCAAGTCAAACCTGTGGTGACCTTTACACCCAACTGGAGGATTatatttccatatgaatcagtgaCGATATCCTGTAACGTGGGATCTACGACTCAGGGGAACCTAAGATACTACTGGTCCAAAGATGGTAAAGTACTGTCTCAAAGTCATCATCAAAGGACAATCAAAATCGGGTCAGCATCGGATGAGAATACAGGGAGTTACCAATGCTGGGCCAAAGCTGAGCTCAAAAGTGATGCAGTCAGACTAGAAGTGGTTGGCA CCCCTCTGATCCTGCAGACTCCTTCAGTCGTCTATGTAGGGGAACCACTGACTCTCAGATGTCAcagtttttccagttacaaaaagACAAACACAACCTTCTACAAGAATAAAACTGCCATTCACTTCTCCGACAACAACACCGAGTTGCGGTTTACAAGTGTAGACTGGAATGTGTCCGGGTCCTACAGCTGCTCCCAAAAAATACTCCTCCATGAGACATATAAGATATTCAATGCTACAGCAACTGTGACTGTCCAAG AACCTCAGAGAAAATGCGGGTCTGAAGAAGATGATGTGTGTTACACGTATATAGGAATGAAGCATGTACAGACAG CTTTGCCTGCTCAACAGCCAGAT GATGACTACTCCATTGTATATTCCTTGGTGACACCAGCAGTAGGCACCGTAGAAGGAACAGACTCTTCATTGACTTGTTAA
- the LOC120981974 gene encoding low affinity immunoglobulin gamma Fc region receptor II-like isoform X1 yields MIYCASVDRTKCTMRAQIIILIISATTEHCGAQVKPVVTFTPNWRIIFPYESVTISCNVGSTTQGNLRYYWSKDGKVLSQSHHQRTIKIGSASDENTGSYQCWAKAELKSDAVRLEVVGTPLILQTPSVVYVGEPLTLRCHSFSSYKKTNTTFYKNKTAIHFSDNNTELRFTSVDWNVSGSYSCSQKILLHETYKIFNATATVTVQERPQILLSGMTPRSTWILVIALLLLLSAALLIFMWRHKLQIRGQHLENTITEPQRKCGSEEDDVCYTYIGMKHVQTALPAQQPDDDYSIVYSLVTPAVGTVEGTDSSLTC; encoded by the exons ATGATTTATTGTGCAAGTGTGGATCGGACCAAGTGCACCATGAGAGCTCAGATTATCATCCTCATTATCT CCGCCACAACAGAACACTGTG GGGCCCAAGTCAAACCTGTGGTGACCTTTACACCCAACTGGAGGATTatatttccatatgaatcagtgaCGATATCCTGTAACGTGGGATCTACGACTCAGGGGAACCTAAGATACTACTGGTCCAAAGATGGTAAAGTACTGTCTCAAAGTCATCATCAAAGGACAATCAAAATCGGGTCAGCATCGGATGAGAATACAGGGAGTTACCAATGCTGGGCCAAAGCTGAGCTCAAAAGTGATGCAGTCAGACTAGAAGTGGTTGGCA CCCCTCTGATCCTGCAGACTCCTTCAGTCGTCTATGTAGGGGAACCACTGACTCTCAGATGTCAcagtttttccagttacaaaaagACAAACACAACCTTCTACAAGAATAAAACTGCCATTCACTTCTCCGACAACAACACCGAGTTGCGGTTTACAAGTGTAGACTGGAATGTGTCCGGGTCCTACAGCTGCTCCCAAAAAATACTCCTCCATGAGACATATAAGATATTCAATGCTACAGCAACTGTGACTGTCCAAG AGCGGCCTCAGATATTGCTTAGTGGAATGACTCCGCGGTCTACATGGATTTTGGTCATTGCCCTTCTTctcctgctctctgctgctctCCTGATCTTCATGTGGAGACACAAGCTTCAGATTAGAGGGCAACACCTTGAGAATACCATCACAG AACCTCAGAGAAAATGCGGGTCTGAAGAAGATGATGTGTGTTACACGTATATAGGAATGAAGCATGTACAGACAG CTTTGCCTGCTCAACAGCCAGAT GATGACTACTCCATTGTATATTCCTTGGTGACACCAGCAGTAGGCACCGTAGAAGGAACAGACTCTTCATTGACTTGTTAA
- the LOC120981974 gene encoding low affinity immunoglobulin gamma Fc region receptor II-like isoform X3, protein MIYCASVDRTKCTMRAQIIILIISATTEHCAPLILQTPSVVYVGEPLTLRCHSFSSYKKTNTTFYKNKTAIHFSDNNTELRFTSVDWNVSGSYSCSQKILLHETYKIFNATATVTVQERPQILLSGMTPRSTWILVIALLLLLSAALLIFMWRHKLQIRGQHLENTITEPQRKCGSEEDDVCYTYIGMKHVQTALPAQQPDDDYSIVYSLVTPAVGTVEGTDSSLTC, encoded by the exons ATGATTTATTGTGCAAGTGTGGATCGGACCAAGTGCACCATGAGAGCTCAGATTATCATCCTCATTATCT CCGCCACAACAGAACACTGTG CCCCTCTGATCCTGCAGACTCCTTCAGTCGTCTATGTAGGGGAACCACTGACTCTCAGATGTCAcagtttttccagttacaaaaagACAAACACAACCTTCTACAAGAATAAAACTGCCATTCACTTCTCCGACAACAACACCGAGTTGCGGTTTACAAGTGTAGACTGGAATGTGTCCGGGTCCTACAGCTGCTCCCAAAAAATACTCCTCCATGAGACATATAAGATATTCAATGCTACAGCAACTGTGACTGTCCAAG AGCGGCCTCAGATATTGCTTAGTGGAATGACTCCGCGGTCTACATGGATTTTGGTCATTGCCCTTCTTctcctgctctctgctgctctCCTGATCTTCATGTGGAGACACAAGCTTCAGATTAGAGGGCAACACCTTGAGAATACCATCACAG AACCTCAGAGAAAATGCGGGTCTGAAGAAGATGATGTGTGTTACACGTATATAGGAATGAAGCATGTACAGACAG CTTTGCCTGCTCAACAGCCAGAT GATGACTACTCCATTGTATATTCCTTGGTGACACCAGCAGTAGGCACCGTAGAAGGAACAGACTCTTCATTGACTTGTTAA